In Dehalococcoidia bacterium, the genomic window CAGGCTCGCCGCCGACGCCCTGCCTTTCGCCATCGAGGAGGGCCGGCGGGTCATAGCCGTGCATGCAGCCGGGCGGGCGGAGCTCGCCTTCGCGGCCTATGCGCGCCACGAAGGCCGGCTCACGGAGGTCTTCCCGCCGCGGCTCGCCCGGCTCGAACAGCTCGCGCTCGAGGTAAAGAGCGGTGACATCGTCTGCGGGGCCCTGGACGAAGGCGCGGTCCGCACACTCCGGGAGAGCGGCGCGGCCTGGGCGGAGCCCCACCCGGCGCGCGTCCTCGCCGTGGCCGCGCTCGGGTGGCAACGCCTCCGGAGCGGCGACATCGACTCTGCCGAAAGCCTTGTGCCATTGTATCTGCGCGAGCCCGCCATCGGGCCGCAACCGTCGGCGCGCTGAACGACCGGAGAGGAGAGAGGATGGAGCGGACGCTGGTGCTGATCAAGCCGGATGCCATGCAGCGTGGCCTGGCGGGAGCCATTCTGGCGCGGCTCGAGCAGCGCGGCCTGCGCATTGCCGCCCTCAAGCTC contains:
- the tsaB gene encoding tRNA (adenosine(37)-N6)-threonylcarbamoyltransferase complex dimerization subunit type 1 TsaB — translated: MVEVAIDSASDVAGVALTSEGELVSELTWKSRQNQSRELLPALDWLLKRGNFGRQDITAISVCIGPGSYAGLRVGLSAAKALAYGLGARLAGVGRLAADALPFAIEEGRRVIAVHAAGRAELAFAAYARHEGRLTEVFPPRLARLEQLALEVKSGDIVCGALDEGAVRTLRESGAAWAEPHPARVLAVAALGWQRLRSGDIDSAESLVPLYLREPAIGPQPSAR